The uncultured Sphaerochaeta sp. genome includes the window AGTGGGTCTCAAGGATATCCTTCGACTCTTTGGAAATCTTGCTGGTGTTGTGTTCTTGCAGATGTGCTCTTGCCGCATTGACAGCTCCCTTGAACTTCTCAAGCTCTGTTGTCACGCCATCTGCAAGGATATGCCGTTTTTCTGCAGCACTTGCGGCGTTACGATGCACCAACGCCTTGCCCTTTGCGAGCCCCTCTGAAGCCGCTATACCCTTGAATATCCTCATATGTAATGTACTATACGGACTTTATGGTCAGATGTAAAGCTGGAAACCCTCCAACAGTTCTGGTAGAATGACTCCCATGGAAATGGATGAAGCTCCCAAACCAAGACGCACTATCTCTCCCCTATTTATACTATTAGCATGGATTCTTTTCACCCTTGGTGTTTTCGCCCTTGGCTATCCAAGGGTTCGTCAAGCAGTTGTTTCCAGTGGTGTTCTCCAATATGCCCGGCAAGGAGAGGACAGCCCTCTCCCCTCGACTCAGGTCAGGCCAGTACAGGTTGCATTCATAACAGCCAGTGGAGAGCCGCAACTTGTCTCCCTCCAAACCAAACGATTGGGAGGGAGCCAATACCATGACAGTTATGAAGCACTGCTTGGGGGACCTACGAAAGAGGTGCTCAGCTCAGGATTGGTAAGCAATATACACCCCAAAACCTCCCTCATCGGAATAACGCTGTCAAACAAGATTCTCTTTGTTGATGTAAGTAAGGACTTCTTGGATAGCTTGGATATTGTGAAAGCAACAGAACAGATGAAAACCACCGCTCTAGCATTCAGCCAGGTCAAGGATCTGGTTATATTGGTTGAGGGAAAACCATTAGAACAATAGAGCCTTTACTCGCGATGCAAAGGAATTCTTATCCATTCCGACCTCTGATTTCAGAAGTGCAAGGAATTCAACATTACCTTTGTGTCCCTTGAGTGGACTTTTTGTAAGTTCGTGTATGCCTACCCCATCCTCTTCAAGCAAATCAAACACCCTGAGCATTACATCCAAAAGAACCTCAGGGTCCTCA containing:
- a CDS encoding GerMN domain-containing protein; amino-acid sequence: MEMDEAPKPRRTISPLFILLAWILFTLGVFALGYPRVRQAVVSSGVLQYARQGEDSPLPSTQVRPVQVAFITASGEPQLVSLQTKRLGGSQYHDSYEALLGGPTKEVLSSGLVSNIHPKTSLIGITLSNKILFVDVSKDFLDSLDIVKATEQMKTTALAFSQVKDLVILVEGKPLEQ